Proteins encoded within one genomic window of Pieris rapae chromosome 1, ilPieRapa1.1, whole genome shotgun sequence:
- the LOC110995751 gene encoding leukotriene A-4 hydrolase isoform X2 → MFVISKLITRQFRLPIHHFLKNRTRYNSVLSINFKTAHYSTQFKVPWEYTTLKRKLHLVKRELDAMALSPLDPSSYSRPELAVVKHVDLKLNVDFENKQLTGEALLTVHVLDSIQELILDSSNLTIESIESEDGKTLNFTLDDPVPNYGSKLTIPLPEPATADQNLKIRIKYKTSPSATALQWLEPKQTSGKKYPYMFSQCQPIHARSILPCQDSPAVKFTYNAEVTAPEPFTVLMSAIKGNSSEKATFRQPVPIPSYLLAIAVAVLESRELGPRSHVWSEKEEIDRSAWEFADTEKYLQAAERLCGPYQWTQYDLLVLPPSFPYGGMENPCLTFVTPTLLAGDRSQADVIVHEIMHSWTGNLVTNRNFEHFWLNEGFTVFLERKVGASLIADKEEAHRSRDFSSLLGLQELTETVKFELGERNPLTSLVVDLAGVHPDDAFSTVPYEKGSLFLRYLEDLLGGSEVFDDFLRSYLDKFQRQSIDTDQFKAYLLDYFKDNEALKGVDWSTWLHKSGMPPVIPAYDTSMTKAVTVLLAKVNDTSSNLEYSDVLAFTPQQMINFLQALIDQDPLPLDRLRNMGKMYKIDTSKNSEIVYRWLRLCIRSRDESKLSEALQFVNNQGRMKYVRPIYRDLYNWEAVRERAVENFLKNEPNMMHVSAYTLRKDLHLKE, encoded by the exons atgtttgtcaTCAGTAAATTGATCACGAGACAATTTCGATTGCCTATTCATCACTTTCTCAAGAATCGTACTAGATATAATTctgtattaagtattaattttaaaactgcaCACTATTCCACACAATTTAAAGTGCCTTGGGAATATACaactttaaaaagaaaattacatttagtgAAAAG AGAATTAGACGCAATGGCTCTGAGTCCACTCGATCCTTCATCATACTCAAGACCAG AATTAGCTGTTGTTAAACATGTAGACCTGAAATTAAATGTGgactttgaaaataaacaactTACTGGAGAAGCCCTACTAACTGTTCATGTCTTAGATTCTATTCAAGAACTG ATATTAGACTCAAGTAATCTAACAATAGAATCAATTGAGAGTGAGGACGGCAAGACCTTGAACTTTACATTGGATGATCCGGTGCCTAATTATGGATCGAAGTTGACGATTCCACTGCCGGAACCTGCTACAGCGGACCAAAA ccttaaaataagaataaaatacaagacaTCACCATCAGCGACCGCCCTGCAATGGTTGGAACCGAAACAAACCTCGGGCAAGAAGTACCCATACATGTTCAGCCAATGtcag CCAATCCACGCACGGTCAATACTCCCATGCCAAGATTCGCCAGCTGTCAAATTCACGTACAACGCAGAGGTCACTGCCCCCGAACCATTTACGGTGCTTATGAGCGCGATTAAAGGGAATTCGAGTGAAAAGGCGACTTTTAGACAACCGGTCCCTATTCCGTCGTATTTGCTCGCTATTGCTGTGGCGGTATTGGAGTCTAGGGAGCTTGGACCTAG ATCTCACGTTTGGTCCGAAAAGGAGGAGATCGATAGAAGTGCCTGGGAATTTGCGGACACCGAGAAGTACTTGCAAGCGGCTGAAAGACTGTGTGGTCCCTATCAATGGACACAGTACGATTTACTCGTATTACCTCCTTCCTTCCCCTATGGGGGCATGGAGAACCCCTGTTTGACATTTGTGACCCCCACTTTACTC gcGGGTGACAGAAGCCAAGCAGACGTCATTGTCCATGAAATAATGCATAGTTGGACGGGAAATCTGGTGACGAACAGAAACTTCGAACATTTCTGGTTAAATGAAGGTTTCACTGTGTTCCTTGAGAGAAAAGTCGGAGCCTCCCTGATAGCGGACAAAGAGGAAGCCCATCGAAGCAGGGACTTTAGCAGTCTTTTAGGCCTCCAAGAGCTTACAGAAACT GTGAAATTTGAGTTGGGCGAGAGAAATCCACTGACCAGTTTAGTGGTCGATTTGGCCGGGGTTCACCCGGATGACGCGTTTTCGACTGTGCCCTATGAGAAAGGCTCGCTGTTTCTTAGGTATCTCGAGGATTTGCTCGGTGGATCAG agGTATTTGATGATTTCCTCCGTTCGTACCTGGACAAATTCCAGCGACAATCCATCGACACGGACCAGTTTAAAGCCTACTTATTGGACTATTTCAAAGACAATGAAGCCCTGAAAGGTGTCGACTGGTCAACATGGCTGCACAAATCTGGAATGCCGCCAGTTATTCCCGC GTATGACACATCAATGACTAAAGCCGTTACAGTACTTCTAGCCAAAGTGAACGATACCAGCAGTAATTTGGAGTACAGCGATGTCCTTGCATTTACTCCCCAACAGATGATTAATTTCCTCCAAGCCCTCATTGATCAAGACCCACTTCCCCTAGACAGACTCAGGAATATGGgaaaaatgtacaaaattgACACAAGCAAAAATTCTGAAATTGTCTACCGTTGGCTGAGATTGTGTATAAGAAGCAGAGATGAAAGCAAACTGAGTGAAGCCCTgcaatttgttaataatcaaGGCCGCATGAAATATGTCAGACCTATCTACagagatttatataattgggAAGCAGTAAGAGAGAGAGCCGTTGAAAATTTCCTCAAAAACGAGCCAAATATGATGCATGTATCGGCTTATACTTTAAGAAAAGACTTGCATCTCAAGGAGTAG
- the LOC110995746 gene encoding protein PRRC1, with the protein MNISEKKGKIPPAPTLAATGNLLSSVAPPSELPNFITTSVSPPTQNEFQAQSSVPSQIKKQEVPSNATEMSPPSPEHFSPAIPLSKGEPTVSIRSPVESETTQSPESLPESVPDLDAIGDIMPGSGLITWVKGAMSSGGILQKVAEKAKSSVDSMITTLDPQMKEYLRSGGDMYIVVASDKEVKISPVREAFQTVFGKATVVGEPSQSDVTAAQPVSYASAYASAKQRIAHLRSVNALLNNNVPIVAIESFVVEVMPDRWYDIALLVLSQPSLGIELQVQSQGTPVPSPAVLAAREATPKDYAHAQTGYSTTVGSIMATNLQVPHTHWQEAATGVSRRELLLLASRSLAGSFKKILAVSAAET; encoded by the exons atgaatatttcgGAGAAAAAGGGCAAAATTCCACCAGCCCCAACCCTAGCTGCAACAGGCAATCTGTTATCAAGTGTTGCACCACCATCAGAATTACCCAACTTTATAACAACAAGCGTCAGCCCACCAACTCAAAACGAA tttCAGGCTCAAAGTTCTGTTCCTAGTCAGATTAAAAAACAAGAGGTACCATCAAATGCAACAGAAATGTCACCACCATCGCCAGAACATTTTAg TCCAGCAATTCCATTATCAAAAGGAGAGCCAACAGTGTCAATCCGATCTCCAGTTGAGTCAGAAACTACACAATCACCGGAATCTCTGCCAGAATCTGTACCTGATTTAGATGCAattg gtGACATAATGCCTGGAAGTGGATTAATAACATGGGTGAAAGGAGCCATGTCAAGCGGTGGAATTTTACAGAAAGTTGCAGAAAAAGCCAAGAGCTCAGTTGACTCCATGATCACAACTTTGGACCCACAAATGAAGGAATATTTGC GCAGTGGAGGTGACATGTATATAGTAGTAGCTTCAGATAAAGAAGTTAAAATATCGCCTGTAAGAGAAGCATTCCAAACTGTCTTTGGGAAGGCTACAGTagt TGGTGAACCCTCGCAGAGTGACGTAACAGCGGCTCAGCCCGTGAGCTACGCATCTGCGTACGCGTCGGCGAAACAACGAATCGCGCATTTGAGATCTGTGAACGCgcttcttaataataatgttcccATCGTCGCCATCGAGAGCTTTGTTGTGGAAGTAATGCCCGATCG ATGGTACGACATAGCCCTGCTGGTCCTCTCACAGCCATCCCTCGGAATAGAATTACAAGTGCAGTCCCAAGGTACGCCAGTACCAAGTCCCGCAGTGTTGGCCGCGAGAGAAGCCACGCCCAAAGACTATGCTCACGCCCAAACTGGATATAGCACGACAGTTGGATCGATTATGGCAACGAATTTACAG GTTCCACATACTCATTGGCAAGAAGCCGCGACTGGTGTGTCAAGGCGGGAGTTATTGTTGCTCGCATCGCGATCTCTTGCTGGTtcattcaagaaaatattagCCGTGTCTGCGGCTGAAACTTGA
- the LOC110995751 gene encoding leukotriene A-4 hydrolase isoform X1 yields MFVISKLITRQFRLPIHHFLKNRTRYNSVLSINFKTAHYSTQFKVPWEYTTLKRKLHLVKRELDAMALSPLDPSSYSRPELAVVKHVDLKLNVDFENKQLTGEALLTVHVLDSIQELILDSSNLTIESIESEDGKTLNFTLDDPVPNYGSKLTIPLPEPATADQNLKIRIKYKTSPSATALQWLEPKQTSGKKYPYMFSQCQPIHARSILPCQDSPAVKFTYNAEVTAPEPFTVLMSAIKGNSSEKATFRQPVPIPSYLLAIAVAVLESRELGPRSHVWSEKEEIDRSAWEFADTEKYLQAAERLCGPYQWTQYDLLVLPPSFPYGGMENPCLTFVTPTLLAGDRSQADVIVHEIMHSWTGNLVTNRNFEHFWLNEGFTVFLERKVGASLIADKEEAHRSRDFSSLLGLQELTETINQNLGPTSPLTQLVPDLNNTHPDDAFSRVPYEKGSLFLRYLEDLVGGPEVFDDFLRSYLDKFQRQSIDTDQFKAYLLDYFKDNEALKGVDWSTWLHKSGMPPVIPAYDTSMTKAVTVLLAKVNDTSSNLEYSDVLAFTPQQMINFLQALIDQDPLPLDRLRNMGKMYKIDTSKNSEIVYRWLRLCIRSRDESKLSEALQFVNNQGRMKYVRPIYRDLYNWEAVRERAVENFLKNEPNMMHVSAYTLRKDLHLKE; encoded by the exons atgtttgtcaTCAGTAAATTGATCACGAGACAATTTCGATTGCCTATTCATCACTTTCTCAAGAATCGTACTAGATATAATTctgtattaagtattaattttaaaactgcaCACTATTCCACACAATTTAAAGTGCCTTGGGAATATACaactttaaaaagaaaattacatttagtgAAAAG AGAATTAGACGCAATGGCTCTGAGTCCACTCGATCCTTCATCATACTCAAGACCAG AATTAGCTGTTGTTAAACATGTAGACCTGAAATTAAATGTGgactttgaaaataaacaactTACTGGAGAAGCCCTACTAACTGTTCATGTCTTAGATTCTATTCAAGAACTG ATATTAGACTCAAGTAATCTAACAATAGAATCAATTGAGAGTGAGGACGGCAAGACCTTGAACTTTACATTGGATGATCCGGTGCCTAATTATGGATCGAAGTTGACGATTCCACTGCCGGAACCTGCTACAGCGGACCAAAA ccttaaaataagaataaaatacaagacaTCACCATCAGCGACCGCCCTGCAATGGTTGGAACCGAAACAAACCTCGGGCAAGAAGTACCCATACATGTTCAGCCAATGtcag CCAATCCACGCACGGTCAATACTCCCATGCCAAGATTCGCCAGCTGTCAAATTCACGTACAACGCAGAGGTCACTGCCCCCGAACCATTTACGGTGCTTATGAGCGCGATTAAAGGGAATTCGAGTGAAAAGGCGACTTTTAGACAACCGGTCCCTATTCCGTCGTATTTGCTCGCTATTGCTGTGGCGGTATTGGAGTCTAGGGAGCTTGGACCTAG ATCTCACGTTTGGTCCGAAAAGGAGGAGATCGATAGAAGTGCCTGGGAATTTGCGGACACCGAGAAGTACTTGCAAGCGGCTGAAAGACTGTGTGGTCCCTATCAATGGACACAGTACGATTTACTCGTATTACCTCCTTCCTTCCCCTATGGGGGCATGGAGAACCCCTGTTTGACATTTGTGACCCCCACTTTACTC gcGGGTGACAGAAGCCAAGCAGACGTCATTGTCCATGAAATAATGCATAGTTGGACGGGAAATCTGGTGACGAACAGAAACTTCGAACATTTCTGGTTAAATGAAGGTTTCACTGTGTTCCTTGAGAGAAAAGTCGGAGCCTCCCTGATAGCGGACAAAGAGGAAGCCCATCGAAGCAGGGACTTTAGCAGTCTTTTAGGCCTCCAAGAGCTTACAGAAACT ATAAACCAAAATCTCGGTCCAACAAGTCCACTCACGCAACTCGTGCCAGATTTGAATAACACTCACCCTGATGACGCGTTCTCGAGGGTTCCCTACGAGAAGGGATCTCTATTCCTTCGTTATCTTGAAGATTTAGTCGGTGGACCAG agGTATTTGATGATTTCCTCCGTTCGTACCTGGACAAATTCCAGCGACAATCCATCGACACGGACCAGTTTAAAGCCTACTTATTGGACTATTTCAAAGACAATGAAGCCCTGAAAGGTGTCGACTGGTCAACATGGCTGCACAAATCTGGAATGCCGCCAGTTATTCCCGC GTATGACACATCAATGACTAAAGCCGTTACAGTACTTCTAGCCAAAGTGAACGATACCAGCAGTAATTTGGAGTACAGCGATGTCCTTGCATTTACTCCCCAACAGATGATTAATTTCCTCCAAGCCCTCATTGATCAAGACCCACTTCCCCTAGACAGACTCAGGAATATGGgaaaaatgtacaaaattgACACAAGCAAAAATTCTGAAATTGTCTACCGTTGGCTGAGATTGTGTATAAGAAGCAGAGATGAAAGCAAACTGAGTGAAGCCCTgcaatttgttaataatcaaGGCCGCATGAAATATGTCAGACCTATCTACagagatttatataattgggAAGCAGTAAGAGAGAGAGCCGTTGAAAATTTCCTCAAAAACGAGCCAAATATGATGCATGTATCGGCTTATACTTTAAGAAAAGACTTGCATCTCAAGGAGTAG
- the LOC110995754 gene encoding 39S ribosomal protein L13, mitochondrial — translation MSAAKRVQQWATFARTWHVFDCKWQDPYQSANLIKKYLMGLHKPIYHPMNDCGDVVVCINSRDIALRGDEWRKRAYFHHTGYPGGASWTLAWEVHNKDPTMIIKKAVYRAMKGNLQRRHTMQRLFIYPGEEIPDDVKQNVTNQIRQLRLVPTRLDHIPEEEVQKFPKVMEYPSDYVLK, via the exons atgtcTGCAGCTAAGCGAGTACAG cAATGGGCTACTTTTGCTCGTACTTGGCATGTTTTTGATTGCAAGTGGCAGGATCCATACCAGTCagccaatttaattaaaaagtatttgatgGGTTTACATAAACCGATTTACCATCCTATGAACGATTGTGGAGATGTTGTTGTTTGTATCAATAGTAGAGATATAGCTTTAAGAGGGGATGAATGGCGGAAACGGGCATATTTCCACCATACAGGCTACCCTGGTGGAGCTTCTTGGACCCTAGCTTGGGAAGTTCATAACAAGGACCCAACTATG ataataaaaaaggcaGTATACAGAGCAATGAAGGGCAACCTTCAGAGAAGGCACACAATgcaaagattatttatatacccaGGAGAAGAGATACCAGATGATGTGAAACAAAATGTAACAAATCAAATCAGACAACTGCGTTTAGTGCCTACTAGATTAGATCATATACCTGAAGAAGAAGTACAAAAATTCCCCAAAGTTATGGAGTATCCAAgtgattatgttttaaaatga
- the LOC110995745 gene encoding sorting nexin-2, which yields MSEDSVAPFSSVDINNENRDDEDLFASAVQEVSLDPEVNGVRDSLEKISIVDAAVSTASIGSPIMEEIVTERANNIIVTITEPQKIGEGMSSYVAYRILTKTNMPIFNKHEFGVLRRFSDFLGLHEKLSEKYLRSGRIIPPAPEKSIVGTTKLKMSSTSSTESINGNSGSNVHTQFVERRRAALERFLNRLAQHPVLCIDPDFREFLESDTELPKATSTSALSGAGMMRLLNKVGETVNKITYRMDESDPWFEERIARVESLEAGLRRLCGACEALASERRELSVRSHEAARCIAAASAADPHAPLSRALSHLSDLYDKIEHLRVEQSNTDFYVLTEHIKDYLGLIASIKDVFHERVKVFQNWQHAEMQLNKRRENKAKAEIANRPEKIELASNEIIEWESKVERCHTEFDTISRVIKKELERWEEIRVAELRTTILRYLEEHMKHQAQSIRYWDGFLPEARAIK from the exons ATGTCGGAGGACTCGGTGGCACCTTTTAGTAGCGTCGATATCAACAATGAAAACAGGGATGACGAAGATCTTTTTGCTTCAGCGGTCCAG GAAGTAAGTTTGGATCCTGAAGTAAATGGAGTAAGGGATAGTCTAGAAAAGATTAGCATTGTGGATGCTGCAGTATCAACAGCTTCTATTGGTAGCCCCATTATGGAGGAG ATTGTAACTGAACGTGCTAACAACATAATAGTTACTATAACTGAACCTCAGAAAATTGGGGAAGGAATGAGTTCCTATGTGGCATATAGAATTCTCACTAAGACTAATATGCCCATTTTTAACAAACATGAATTTGGAGTGTTACGCCGTTTCAGTGACTTTCTTGGTCTGCATGAAAAGCtctctgaaaaatatttacgttcTGGTAGAATAATACCACCTGCTCCTGAAAAAAGTATTGTTg gtaCAACCAAACTTAAAATGTCATCAACATCGTCAACTGAGAGTATCAATGGTAATTCTGGATCAAATGTTCATACACAATTTGTTGAGCGTCGTCGTGCGGCACTTGAGCGATTCTTGAACAGATTAGCTCAACATCCAGTGTTATGCATAGACCCTGATTTTAGGGAATTTTTGGAATCTg acaCGGAATTACCTAAAGCAACAAGTACATCTGCCTTAAGTGGAGCTGGTATGATGCGGCTCTTGAACAAAGTTGGAGAAACAGTTAATAAAATCACTTATCGCATGGATGAATCTGATCCT tgGTTCGAAGAGCGCATAGCAAGAGTTGAATCACTGGAAGCGGGGTTGCGCAGACTGTGCGGTGCGTGCGAGGCATTGGCCAGCGAACGTCGCGAGCTGTCTGTGAGGTCGCACGAGGCAGCCCGATGTATCGCAGCCGCATCGGCCGCGGACCCACACGCGCCCCTCTCTAGGGCGTTGTCACATTTATCCGACCTATACGATAAG ATAGAGCATTTAAGAGTGGAGCAATCGAACACCGACTTCTACGTGTTGACTGAACATATCAAGGACTATTTGGGTCTCATTGCTTCAATTAAAGATGTTTTCCACGAAAGAGTTAAG gTATTCCAAAACTGGCAACACGCTGAAATGCAACTGAACAAGAGGAGAGAAAATAAAGCCAAAGCGGAAATCGCCAACCGACCGGAGAAAATTGAACTTGCCTCCAATGAGATTATCgag TGGGAATCAAAAGTGGAGCGTTGTCACACAGAGTTTGATACAATCTCTCGCGTGATCAAGAAAGAGTTGGAGAGATGGGAGGAGATAAGAGTGGCGGAGTTGAGAACCACCATTTTGAGATACCTTGAGGAACATATGAAGCATCAGGCACAG tcaaTCAGGTACTGGGATGGTTTCCTCCCAGAAGCTCGCGCGATTAAATGA